A part of Ptychodera flava strain L36383 chromosome 11, AS_Pfla_20210202, whole genome shotgun sequence genomic DNA contains:
- the LOC139143486 gene encoding uncharacterized protein isoform X2, with protein sequence MSQAIRIRERTKSWAYGLPSTDQGRHESHKQWGSESSLYPRTSSSSGTFNSKESHKQWGSDSSLYPRTSSSSGTFNSKECLTSEGTSSSSSGQSNDSYVYNKRERVGVHVFYAEKDERLVEDNIIKRLERQNIEYYFAPRDRLPGRSRKQTIRNAVRVHPVTLLAITANFNSEFQDEDLRDLIFYKRKVDLDRFVCVKLTKSAAIPTLFSDLGCVDLTKKLMECENEVDKMVRVSKKKIRRFLKKQKSGKENYPARKSERDTSWLDYVEDEIQHRKDLNDGDGDISFLCVRSLAVQAFGLHIRKDLLDDIGKDYSELGLDKHFDQSQGIQNLQDLVSRLHDERPQEPKRVTSMEHYLISNVLPIAESNGDIHSLSNMSTMFTDKFQSKVLRTLHNYHFLNVPRLEDAVASERILRSSMNTKSMHGCLRVLAYCDVLCNIVLAYCTSGTSIGGLDVDVTSVEKCLPGIQIHKSVAEELAYDYSKQMIRYAKDFIGKIKKGKLDRVFPFSRHGISKFSEVVRSIQAMPKDEFQNVSGTVASLFRKLNKFSKFEQLLALKYFACLIHSSDKSNLLPIFQRLLYRMKEETSQVFVFHVSQLMLQLIQSSVDEGLCTSLVRSYEENTLSLHALWSFKVVSNFSKCKDYLRESMQPLLRHISPTVRIETARKLLLNGKGLLAVGSSQEADKNHIIEIFTQNGLAMELPSIPKVYTPNPTYSTWSGTFNHKRVKLLVQTPKSVEDIDNDANSSSKTEALFNQEVQFLRETTINSNIVDLLGYQCQPSPRFIITEEWKETVSEYLLKQSRAGVFRDVIELIELFLLPMLSAVIFCHKRKIILRDIVANNFFVHHQHQKPMVKYFNFQLAKRQRPRESTEPNDSAIYEVITPDEIKGSNDDQIPTRYSAPESLLKNTYSTRSDAWMCTCLSYEVLTHGCQPYTELYGTLTEDVIQRVIHGYRIKQPPCIPDAVFMPMIGGVIIEPSRRTSVKNLCDSLQEFSDSFSGDKSEQKPLMIACKPPMRDTEQQSEPCRGIPRNLQTPNISSRKQSLYDNMHNVTYWLNGEEILGPDEPSISTDKKFFHERVLSERNPNDSEDIKFLTVHNNIGQVVNLFQDKEGITCQEYVNYGGEDLRQLCIEKHCGVDELLGYLRDTALAMSYIHKQGWVHACLKARYIMVIGGAVKVYRWGRAFRPEVLLYDRGPGDAIHTQKMPQDLLRWAPPEIILYGMFSQKGDVFMFAQVCWEAFNALAFDSKSAEEFFLPYPNKSAEQVSQTIKSRSGETTDRLPTRDTQKT encoded by the exons ATTCGTATGTATACAATAAAAGGGAGCGTGTTGGTGTTCACGTCTTTTACGCTGAAAAAGATGAACGGTTAGTTGAGGACAACATTATTAAACGACTCGAAAGGCAAAATATTGAGTATTATTTTGCTCCACGCGACAGACTCCCCGGTCGTTCACGTAAACAAACAATTAGAAATGCCGTGAGAGTGCACCCTGTGACGCTGCTGGCCATAACGGCAAATTTCAACAGTGAGTTTCAAGATGAAGACTTGCGAGACCTCATTTTTTACAAGCGTAAGGTGGATCTTGACCGATTTGTATGCGTTAAATTGACAAAGTCTGCAGCCATACCGACGTTGTTTTCCGATTTGGGGTGTGTggatttgacaaaaaaattaatggAGTGTGAAAACGAAGTGGATAAAATGGTAAGAGTATCGAAGAAGAAAATAAGACGCTTTCTAAAGAAACAAAAGAGTGGAAAGGAAAATTACCCTGCTCGAAAATCAG AACGTGATACAAGCTGGCTTGATTATGTTGAAGATGAAATACAACACCGAAAAGACTTAAATGATGGAGATGGTGACATATCATTCCTATGTGTAAGAAGTTTAGCTGTACAAGCTTTTGGTCTACACATTCGTAAGGATCTTCTGGATGACATTG GGAAGGATTATAGTGAGCTGggattagataaacattttGACCAGAGTCAAGGCATACAAAATTTGCAAGATTTGGTCAGCAGACTTCATGATGAAAGGCCTCAAGAGCCGAAAAGGGTTACTAGCATGGAACACTATCTAATATCGAATGTACTACCAATAGCAGAATCAAATGGTGATATTCATTCTCTGTCAAATATGTCGACAATGTTCACAGACAAGTTTCAATCAAAAGTCCTTCGAactttacataactatcattttCTTAATGTTCCACGCCTCGAAGACGCAGTGGCGTCGGAACGAATTCTCCGATCGTCAATGAATACCAAGAGTATGCATGGCTGTTTGCGAGTGTTAGCTTACTGCGATGTATTGTGCAACATTGTATTAGCCTATTGTACAAGTGGAACTTCTATTGGAGGTCTTGACGTTGACGTAACTTCAGTTGAAAAGTGCTTACCTGGTATACAAATACATAAGAGTGTTGCTGAAGAGCTAGCGTACGACTATTCCAAACAAATGATACGCTATGCAAAAGACTTTattggtaaaataaaaaagggGAAACTTGACAGAGTATTTCCATTCAGTCGACATGGAATAAGCAAGTTTTCGGAAGTTGTGAGGTCCATTCAAGCTATGCCAAAAGATGAATTTCAGAACGTGTCCGGGACTGTTGCCTCTCTGTTCAGAAAACTTAACAAGTTTTCGAAGTTCGAACAGTTACTTGCGCTCAAATATTTCGCATGCCTG ATACACAGTAGCGATAAGTCAAACCTGCTACCGATCTTTCAACGGCTGCTGTACCGCATGAAGGAAGAAACCAGCCAGGTCTTCGTTTTTCATGTTTCACAATTAATGCTGCAACTCATTCAATCAAGTGTAGATGAAG GATTATGCACTTCTTTGGTAAGGAGCTATGAAGAAAACACTTTAAGCCTGCATGCGCTTTGGTCCTTCAAGGTAGTGTCAAACTTCTCcaaatgtaaagattacttAAGAGAATCAATGCAGCCACTCTTAAGACATATCTCGCCTACAGTTAGAATTGAAACTGCCAGAAAACTGCTGTTGAACGGGAAGGGGTTGCTAGCTGTAGGTTCTTCACAAGAGGCTGACAAAAATCACATTATCGAAATCTTCACGCAAAATGGTTTGGCAATGGAACTCCCAAGCATCCCAAAGGTTTATACTCCAAACCCAACATACAGTACATGGTCAGGTACCTTTAACCATAAACGTGTTAAATTGTTGGTGCAAACACCGAAATCTGTTGAAGATATCGATAACGATGCAAATTCTTCTTCAAAAACAGAGGCTCTCTTCAATCAAGAAGTGCAGTTTCTTCGTGAAACGACTATCAATTCTAACATTGTCGACCTCCTCGGATACCAATGTCAACCGAGTCCTCGCTTCATTATTACTGAAGAATGGAAAGAGACTGTGTCTGAATATCTATTGAAGCAGTCACGAGCAGGAGTATTTCGTGATGTTATAGAGCTCATCGAGTTGTTTCTCCTGCCCATGCTTTCAGCAGTAATCTTTTGTCACAAAAGGAAAATTATACTGCGTGATATCGTGGCGAATAACTTCTTTGTCCACCATCAACACCAGAAACCAATGGTGAAGTATTTTAATTTCCAGCTTGCCAAACGGCAAAGGCCGCGAGAATCCACTGAGCCGAACGATTCTGCCATTTATGAAGTTATTACACCAGACGAGATTAAAG GGTCCAATGACGATCAGATCCCGACGCGCTACTCGGCACCAGAATCTCTTTTGAAAAATACCTACTCAACCCGATCGGATGCATGGATGTGCACATGCCTGTCCTACGAAGTTCTAACTCATGGCTGTCAGCCATACACTGAGCTGTACGGAACACTGACAGAAGATGTTATACAGCGAGTCATACATGGATATAGGATAAAGCAACCACCTTGCATCCCAGACGCCGTCTTCATGCCCATGATTGGAGGAGTGATTATTGAACCATCACGCCGCACTAGTGTTAAAAACCTATGTGACAGCTTACAAGAGTTCTCGGACAGTTTCTCTG GTGACAAAAGCGAGCAAAAACCTTTGATGATAGCCTGCAAGCCTCCCATGAGGGATACAGAGCAACAGTCGGAGCCTTGTCGG GGAATTCCAAGGAATTTACAAACGCCAAACATCAGCTCAAGAAAACAATCATTGTATGATAATATGCATAATGTGACATACTGGTTGAATGGGGAGGAGATCTTAGGACCCGACGAACCAAGTATATCGACT GACAAAAAGTTTTTCCATGAACGAGTGTTATCCGAGAGAAATCCCAACGACAGTGAAGATATAAAATTTCTCACAGTGCACAACAATATTGGCCAAGTCGTTAACTTATTCCAGGACAAAGAGGGAATAACATGCCAG GAATATGTCAACTATGGAGGGGAAGATCTACGACAATTGTGCATTGAGAAACATTGCGGTGTGGATGAGTTGCTTGGGTACCTACGTGACACTGCTCTAGCTATGTCCTACATTCATAAACAAGGTTGGGTGCATGCTTGTCTAAAGGCTCGATACATTATGGTCATAGGAGGAGCAGTAAAAGTGTATCGCTGGGGTAGAGCATTTCGTCCTGAAGTGCTTTTATATGACAGAGGACCAGGCGATGCAATTCATACTCAGAAGATGCCTCAAGACCTCCTTCGCTG GGCACCACCTGAGATTATATTATACGGCATGTTCAGTCAAAAGGGTGATGTTTTCATGTTTGCCCAAGTATGTTGGGAAGCCTTCAATGCATTGGCCTTTGACAGCAAGTCAGCTGAGGAATTCTTCCTTCCGTACCCAAACAAGTCGGCTGAACAG GTCTCTCAGACCATTAAGTCAAGAAGTGGAGAAACAACCGACAGGCTTCCAACCAGAGATACGCAAAAAACTTAA
- the LOC139143486 gene encoding uncharacterized protein isoform X1 — MSQAIRIRERTKSWAYGLPSTDQGRHESHKQWGSESSLYPRTSSSSGTFNSKESHKQWGSDSSLYPRTSSSSGTFNSKECLTSEGTSSSSSGQSNDSYVYNKRERVGVHVFYAEKDERLVEDNIIKRLERQNIEYYFAPRDRLPGRSRKQTIRNAVRVHPVTLLAITANFNSEFQDEDLRDLIFYKRKVDLDRFVCVKLTKSAAIPTLFSDLGCVDLTKKLMECENEVDKMVRVSKKKIRRFLKKQKSGKENYPARKSERDTSWLDYVEDEIQHRKDLNDGDGDISFLCVRSLAVQAFGLHIRKDLLDDIGKDYSELGLDKHFDQSQGIQNLQDLVSRLHDERPQEPKRVTSMEHYLISNVLPIAESNGDIHSLSNMSTMFTDKFQSKVLRTLHNYHFLNVPRLEDAVASERILRSSMNTKSMHGCLRVLAYCDVLCNIVLAYCTSGTSIGGLDVDVTSVEKCLPGIQIHKSVAEELAYDYSKQMIRYAKDFIGKIKKGKLDRVFPFSRHGISKFSEVVRSIQAMPKDEFQNVSGTVASLFRKLNKFSKFEQLLALKYFACLIHSSDKSNLLPIFQRLLYRMKEETSQVFVFHVSQLMLQLIQSSVDEGLCTSLVRSYEENTLSLHALWSFKVVSNFSKCKDYLRESMQPLLRHISPTVRIETARKLLLNGKGLLAVGSSQEADKNHIIEIFTQNGLAMELPSIPKVYTPNPTYSTWSGTFNHKRVKLLVQTPKSVEDIDNDANSSSKTEALFNQEVQFLRETTINSNIVDLLGYQCQPSPRFIITEEWKETVSEYLLKQSRAGVFRDVIELIELFLLPMLSAVIFCHKRKIILRDIVANNFFVHHQHQKPMVKYFNFQLAKRQRPRESTEPNDSAIYEVITPDEIKGSNDDQIPTRYSAPESLLKNTYSTRSDAWMCTCLSYEVLTHGCQPYTELYGTLTEDVIQRVIHGYRIKQPPCIPDAVFMPMIGGVIIEPSRRTSVKNLCDSLQEFSDSFSGDKSEQKPLMIACKPPMRDTEQQSEPCRGIPRNLQTPNISSRKQSLYDNMHNVTYWLNGEEILGPDEPSISTDKKFFHERVLSERNPNDSEDIKFLTVHNNIGQVVNLFQDKEGITCQEYVNYGGEDLRQLCIEKHCGVDELLGYLRDTALAMSYIHKQGWVHACLKARYIMVIGGAVKVYRWGRAFRPEVLLYDRGPGDAIHTQKMPQDLLRWAPPEIILYGMFSQKGDVFMFAQVCWEAFNALAFDSKSAEEFFLPYPNKSAEQVKESLTKRNHQLQPPSCPDWLYKLMKHMWLCERSLRPTFDTIVRCFDEKSLRPLSQEVEKQPTGFQPEIRKKLKYDVEQQFNYFESGTQQQQKAHGFQYGYGRRTDHSEMYIDPRTGDQYYRPIAIQPYEPGNKDCIYEIPDVGPNEIPEKRSRERPEIPPKPDFLKRKAPSPPKNGEVLGEIHTARDHYERHIFTRNSTPTDLDQQPEIDVEVDINQLVPLSFHSSEREDTESTCSLENPDESAFESDCESCYANAGQTSSDQGDETC, encoded by the exons ATTCGTATGTATACAATAAAAGGGAGCGTGTTGGTGTTCACGTCTTTTACGCTGAAAAAGATGAACGGTTAGTTGAGGACAACATTATTAAACGACTCGAAAGGCAAAATATTGAGTATTATTTTGCTCCACGCGACAGACTCCCCGGTCGTTCACGTAAACAAACAATTAGAAATGCCGTGAGAGTGCACCCTGTGACGCTGCTGGCCATAACGGCAAATTTCAACAGTGAGTTTCAAGATGAAGACTTGCGAGACCTCATTTTTTACAAGCGTAAGGTGGATCTTGACCGATTTGTATGCGTTAAATTGACAAAGTCTGCAGCCATACCGACGTTGTTTTCCGATTTGGGGTGTGTggatttgacaaaaaaattaatggAGTGTGAAAACGAAGTGGATAAAATGGTAAGAGTATCGAAGAAGAAAATAAGACGCTTTCTAAAGAAACAAAAGAGTGGAAAGGAAAATTACCCTGCTCGAAAATCAG AACGTGATACAAGCTGGCTTGATTATGTTGAAGATGAAATACAACACCGAAAAGACTTAAATGATGGAGATGGTGACATATCATTCCTATGTGTAAGAAGTTTAGCTGTACAAGCTTTTGGTCTACACATTCGTAAGGATCTTCTGGATGACATTG GGAAGGATTATAGTGAGCTGggattagataaacattttGACCAGAGTCAAGGCATACAAAATTTGCAAGATTTGGTCAGCAGACTTCATGATGAAAGGCCTCAAGAGCCGAAAAGGGTTACTAGCATGGAACACTATCTAATATCGAATGTACTACCAATAGCAGAATCAAATGGTGATATTCATTCTCTGTCAAATATGTCGACAATGTTCACAGACAAGTTTCAATCAAAAGTCCTTCGAactttacataactatcattttCTTAATGTTCCACGCCTCGAAGACGCAGTGGCGTCGGAACGAATTCTCCGATCGTCAATGAATACCAAGAGTATGCATGGCTGTTTGCGAGTGTTAGCTTACTGCGATGTATTGTGCAACATTGTATTAGCCTATTGTACAAGTGGAACTTCTATTGGAGGTCTTGACGTTGACGTAACTTCAGTTGAAAAGTGCTTACCTGGTATACAAATACATAAGAGTGTTGCTGAAGAGCTAGCGTACGACTATTCCAAACAAATGATACGCTATGCAAAAGACTTTattggtaaaataaaaaagggGAAACTTGACAGAGTATTTCCATTCAGTCGACATGGAATAAGCAAGTTTTCGGAAGTTGTGAGGTCCATTCAAGCTATGCCAAAAGATGAATTTCAGAACGTGTCCGGGACTGTTGCCTCTCTGTTCAGAAAACTTAACAAGTTTTCGAAGTTCGAACAGTTACTTGCGCTCAAATATTTCGCATGCCTG ATACACAGTAGCGATAAGTCAAACCTGCTACCGATCTTTCAACGGCTGCTGTACCGCATGAAGGAAGAAACCAGCCAGGTCTTCGTTTTTCATGTTTCACAATTAATGCTGCAACTCATTCAATCAAGTGTAGATGAAG GATTATGCACTTCTTTGGTAAGGAGCTATGAAGAAAACACTTTAAGCCTGCATGCGCTTTGGTCCTTCAAGGTAGTGTCAAACTTCTCcaaatgtaaagattacttAAGAGAATCAATGCAGCCACTCTTAAGACATATCTCGCCTACAGTTAGAATTGAAACTGCCAGAAAACTGCTGTTGAACGGGAAGGGGTTGCTAGCTGTAGGTTCTTCACAAGAGGCTGACAAAAATCACATTATCGAAATCTTCACGCAAAATGGTTTGGCAATGGAACTCCCAAGCATCCCAAAGGTTTATACTCCAAACCCAACATACAGTACATGGTCAGGTACCTTTAACCATAAACGTGTTAAATTGTTGGTGCAAACACCGAAATCTGTTGAAGATATCGATAACGATGCAAATTCTTCTTCAAAAACAGAGGCTCTCTTCAATCAAGAAGTGCAGTTTCTTCGTGAAACGACTATCAATTCTAACATTGTCGACCTCCTCGGATACCAATGTCAACCGAGTCCTCGCTTCATTATTACTGAAGAATGGAAAGAGACTGTGTCTGAATATCTATTGAAGCAGTCACGAGCAGGAGTATTTCGTGATGTTATAGAGCTCATCGAGTTGTTTCTCCTGCCCATGCTTTCAGCAGTAATCTTTTGTCACAAAAGGAAAATTATACTGCGTGATATCGTGGCGAATAACTTCTTTGTCCACCATCAACACCAGAAACCAATGGTGAAGTATTTTAATTTCCAGCTTGCCAAACGGCAAAGGCCGCGAGAATCCACTGAGCCGAACGATTCTGCCATTTATGAAGTTATTACACCAGACGAGATTAAAG GGTCCAATGACGATCAGATCCCGACGCGCTACTCGGCACCAGAATCTCTTTTGAAAAATACCTACTCAACCCGATCGGATGCATGGATGTGCACATGCCTGTCCTACGAAGTTCTAACTCATGGCTGTCAGCCATACACTGAGCTGTACGGAACACTGACAGAAGATGTTATACAGCGAGTCATACATGGATATAGGATAAAGCAACCACCTTGCATCCCAGACGCCGTCTTCATGCCCATGATTGGAGGAGTGATTATTGAACCATCACGCCGCACTAGTGTTAAAAACCTATGTGACAGCTTACAAGAGTTCTCGGACAGTTTCTCTG GTGACAAAAGCGAGCAAAAACCTTTGATGATAGCCTGCAAGCCTCCCATGAGGGATACAGAGCAACAGTCGGAGCCTTGTCGG GGAATTCCAAGGAATTTACAAACGCCAAACATCAGCTCAAGAAAACAATCATTGTATGATAATATGCATAATGTGACATACTGGTTGAATGGGGAGGAGATCTTAGGACCCGACGAACCAAGTATATCGACT GACAAAAAGTTTTTCCATGAACGAGTGTTATCCGAGAGAAATCCCAACGACAGTGAAGATATAAAATTTCTCACAGTGCACAACAATATTGGCCAAGTCGTTAACTTATTCCAGGACAAAGAGGGAATAACATGCCAG GAATATGTCAACTATGGAGGGGAAGATCTACGACAATTGTGCATTGAGAAACATTGCGGTGTGGATGAGTTGCTTGGGTACCTACGTGACACTGCTCTAGCTATGTCCTACATTCATAAACAAGGTTGGGTGCATGCTTGTCTAAAGGCTCGATACATTATGGTCATAGGAGGAGCAGTAAAAGTGTATCGCTGGGGTAGAGCATTTCGTCCTGAAGTGCTTTTATATGACAGAGGACCAGGCGATGCAATTCATACTCAGAAGATGCCTCAAGACCTCCTTCGCTG GGCACCACCTGAGATTATATTATACGGCATGTTCAGTCAAAAGGGTGATGTTTTCATGTTTGCCCAAGTATGTTGGGAAGCCTTCAATGCATTGGCCTTTGACAGCAAGTCAGCTGAGGAATTCTTCCTTCCGTACCCAAACAAGTCGGCTGAACAG GTCAAGGAGTCACTGACAAAACGAAATCATCAATTACAACCACCGAGTTGCCCCGACTGGTTATACAAATTGATGAAGCATATGTGGTTGTGCGAGCGTAGCTTGAGACCAACATTTGACACGATAGTCAGATGTTTCGATGAAAA GTCTCTCAGACCATTAAGTCAAGAAGTGGAGAAACAACCGACAGGCTTCCAACCAGAGATACGCAAAAAACTTAAATACGATGTTGAACAACAATTTAATTATTTCGAGAGTGGAACACAACAGCAGCAGAAAGCCCATGGTTTTCAGTATGGTTACGGGAGACGAACAGACCATTCTGAAATGTATATAGATCCGCGAACAGGCGATCAATATTACCGACCAATCGCTATACAGCCCTATGAGCCAGGGAATAAAGATTGCATTTATGAGATACCTGATGTGGGTCCTAACGAAATACCTGAGAAGAGAAGTCGAGAAAGACCTGAAATACCACCAAAGCCTGACTTTCTAAAACGAAAGGCACCATCTCCTCCTAAGAATGGAGAGGTGCTGGGGGAAATACACACGGCGAGAGACCATTATGAACGTCATATTTTTACTCGTAATTCAACACCAACAGATCTAGATCAACAGCCGGAGATCGATGTTGAAGTTGACATCAACCAACTGGTCCCACTTAGCTTTCATTCATCAGAACGAGAAGACACGGAGTCGACTTGTAGTCTAGAAAACCCAGACGAATCTGCATTTGAAAGTGATTGTGAGAGTTGTTATGCAAATGCTGGTCAGACAAGTAGTGACCAAGGGGACGAAACATGTTAG